In Sphingomonas psychrotolerans, the following proteins share a genomic window:
- a CDS encoding CaiB/BaiF CoA transferase family protein, translating into MPGTLSGLRIVEFGGIGPAPFAAMMLADHGAEVIRIERPGASFGPHALTRSRKAIGIELKALEGIEIARTLCRDADGVIEGFRPGVMERLGLGPDVLLGDNPALVYGRMTGWGQDGPLAQAPGHDINYIAVAGLLDGIGQPGAPPTTPVNYLGDFGGGGMLLAFGMVSALLAVKMGAPGQVVDAAMTDGAALLASMSWGFKVAGMWHDGPGANLLSGAAPFYRTYTCADGKHVAVGAIEPQFYAALVAGLGEDAAGQMDAAAWPARAERFAAIFATRTRNAWTAHFAPEACVSPVLTFDEAAAHPHNAARGTFAAGAPAPAPHFAATPAPPPKTSQPGEWTDRVLAELGYDSPQIAALRAVGTIG; encoded by the coding sequence GTGCCCGGCACCCTTTCCGGCCTCCGCATCGTCGAGTTCGGCGGGATCGGCCCCGCCCCCTTCGCCGCGATGATGCTAGCCGATCACGGCGCCGAAGTGATCCGCATCGAGCGCCCCGGCGCCAGCTTCGGCCCGCACGCATTGACACGCTCGCGCAAGGCGATCGGCATCGAGCTCAAGGCCCTCGAGGGCATCGAAATCGCCCGCACCCTCTGCCGCGATGCCGACGGCGTTATTGAAGGCTTCCGCCCCGGCGTGATGGAGCGGCTCGGGCTCGGCCCGGACGTGCTGCTCGGCGACAATCCGGCGCTGGTCTACGGCCGAATGACCGGCTGGGGTCAGGACGGGCCGCTGGCGCAGGCGCCGGGTCACGACATCAACTATATCGCCGTCGCGGGACTGCTCGACGGCATCGGCCAGCCCGGCGCGCCACCGACTACCCCGGTCAACTATCTCGGCGATTTCGGTGGCGGCGGAATGCTGCTCGCCTTCGGCATGGTCAGCGCGCTGCTCGCAGTGAAAATGGGCGCGCCCGGGCAGGTGGTCGACGCGGCGATGACCGACGGCGCCGCCTTGCTCGCCAGCATGAGCTGGGGCTTCAAGGTTGCCGGCATGTGGCACGACGGCCCCGGAGCGAACCTGCTGAGCGGGGCCGCGCCCTTCTATCGGACCTACACCTGCGCCGACGGCAAGCATGTGGCGGTCGGCGCGATCGAGCCGCAATTCTACGCCGCGCTCGTCGCAGGTCTCGGCGAAGACGCCGCCGGCCAGATGGACGCCGCCGCCTGGCCCGCGCGCGCCGAACGCTTCGCGGCGATCTTCGCCACCCGCACCCGCAACGCCTGGACCGCGCATTTCGCACCCGAGGCGTGCGTCTCTCCCGTCCTCACCTTCGACGAGGCGGCCGCACACCCCCATAATGCAGCGCGCGGCACCTTCGCCGCGGGTGCGCCTGCGCCTGCGCCGCACTTCGCCGCCACGCCGGCACCACCGCCAAAGACGTCGCAACCTGGCGAATGGACCGATCGCGTGCTCGCCGAGCTCGGCTACGACTCACCCCAGATCGCGGCACTCAGGGCCGTAGGCACGATTGGCTAG
- a CDS encoding SDR family NAD(P)-dependent oxidoreductase — translation MNFENTAAVVTGGASGLGAATARALAAAGAKVALFDMNTEKGEALTAEIHGIFCKVDVRSDDDVDAGFARAREAHGQERILVNCAGVGNAFKTVGRDKASGEIRQFPAAAFDWVIQVNLVGTFRCIVKSAAGMLTLEPGEGGERGAIVNTASVAAEDGQIGQAAYSASKGGIVGMTLPIARDLSSEGIRVNTILPGIFDTPLMNAAPPQVKEALAASVPFPKRLGVPEDYASLALEMLRNPYFNGEDVRLDGAIRMAPR, via the coding sequence ATGAACTTCGAAAACACGGCAGCCGTGGTGACCGGCGGCGCTTCCGGCCTCGGTGCCGCAACTGCGCGCGCGCTCGCCGCCGCAGGCGCCAAGGTAGCGTTGTTCGACATGAACACCGAAAAAGGCGAGGCGCTCACCGCCGAGATCCACGGCATCTTCTGCAAGGTCGACGTCCGCTCCGACGATGACGTCGATGCCGGCTTCGCCAGAGCGCGCGAGGCGCACGGTCAGGAGCGCATCCTCGTCAATTGCGCCGGCGTCGGCAACGCTTTCAAGACCGTCGGCCGCGACAAGGCGAGCGGCGAGATCCGCCAATTCCCCGCCGCGGCGTTCGACTGGGTGATCCAGGTCAATCTCGTCGGCACCTTCCGCTGCATCGTGAAGAGCGCCGCCGGCATGCTCACGCTCGAACCGGGCGAAGGCGGCGAGCGCGGCGCGATCGTCAACACCGCGAGCGTCGCCGCCGAGGACGGCCAGATCGGCCAGGCGGCCTATTCGGCGTCGAAGGGCGGTATCGTCGGCATGACCCTGCCGATCGCGCGCGACCTTTCGTCTGAGGGCATCCGGGTCAACACGATCCTGCCGGGCATCTTCGACACGCCCTTGATGAACGCCGCGCCGCCGCAAGTGAAGGAAGCGCTGGCGGCGTCGGTCCCCTTCCCCAAGCGGCTGGGCGTGCCCGAGGATTATGCGAGCCTCGCGCTCGAGATGCTGCGCAACCCGTATTTCAACGGCGAGGACGTCCGCCTCGACGGCGCGATCCGCATGGCGCCGCGGTGA